A window of Sulfurimonas gotlandica GD1 contains these coding sequences:
- a CDS encoding aldo/keto reductase has product MSNFAFGTYRISDYNPQHIEALKEAIDSGLTMIDTSSNYMDGGAERAIALAFREFNEDVKLNVEVISKFGYIQGANLERHKDEPFEEVVEFTKDCFHSISKSFIHDQLTQSLRRLEMNKLDCYLIHNPEYYLLDAINKNVEKDDRLDEMYRRLYSAFAALEEEVKNGRISSYGISSNSFSKNHNSDEFLPYEDLITIADRASEEVGNDSHNFTTIELPINILEREGLKCASWAKENGLRVLVNRPLNAEYEKSMYRLADYEESNEYYHHLNELLDVCDNELLQPLYNLLEELDASKHKFGWIGDYDSFFYAQIIPHIRVSLEAIDDKNREVMLNFIDLFFIEYRKMVLHECSKKTRIELKDFFKECDTSLQECALRFLMQRDSIDYILVGMRKPSYVHEVLALKD; this is encoded by the coding sequence ATGAGTAATTTCGCATTTGGAACTTATAGAATAAGTGATTATAATCCACAGCATATAGAAGCATTAAAAGAAGCAATCGATTCAGGTTTAACGATGATAGACACATCCTCTAACTACATGGATGGAGGTGCTGAGAGAGCTATTGCACTTGCATTTAGAGAGTTTAATGAAGATGTTAAATTAAATGTAGAAGTAATTAGTAAGTTTGGATATATTCAAGGTGCTAATTTGGAGAGACATAAAGATGAACCTTTTGAAGAAGTTGTTGAGTTTACTAAAGATTGTTTTCACTCTATCTCAAAATCATTCATACATGATCAATTAACCCAATCACTTAGACGTTTGGAGATGAATAAACTTGATTGCTATTTGATACATAATCCAGAGTACTACCTTCTTGACGCAATCAATAAAAATGTAGAAAAAGACGATAGACTTGATGAGATGTACAGAAGACTATATAGTGCTTTTGCTGCTCTTGAAGAAGAGGTTAAAAATGGAAGAATTTCTTCTTATGGAATAAGTTCAAATAGTTTTTCAAAAAACCATAATTCTGATGAGTTTTTACCGTATGAAGATCTTATAACAATTGCAGATAGAGCATCTGAAGAGGTAGGAAATGATTCTCATAATTTTACAACTATTGAACTGCCGATTAATATTCTTGAGAGAGAAGGTTTAAAATGTGCTTCTTGGGCAAAAGAGAATGGACTAAGAGTTTTAGTAAATAGGCCTTTAAATGCTGAGTATGAGAAATCAATGTATAGATTAGCTGATTATGAAGAATCAAATGAGTATTACCATCACCTAAATGAGTTGCTTGATGTATGCGACAACGAGTTGCTTCAACCTCTTTACAATCTTCTAGAAGAGTTAGATGCTTCAAAACACAAGTTTGGCTGGATTGGTGATTATGACTCGTTTTTTTATGCTCAAATAATTCCACATATCAGAGTTTCTCTTGAAGCCATAGATGATAAAAACAGAGAAGTAATGCTGAACTTTATTGATTTGTTTTTTATAGAGTATAGAAAGATGGTTTTGCATGAATGCTCAAAAAAAACAAGAATTGAATTAAAAGATTTTTTTAAAGAGTGTGATACATCTTTACAAGAATGCGCATTAAGATTTTTAATGCAAAGAGATAGTATAGATTACATCCTTGTTGGAATGAGAAAACCAAGCTATGTGCATGAAGTTTTAGCCTTAAAAGACTAA
- a CDS encoding glucosaminidase domain-containing protein: MKLFNLTLTIALLFFSSTLMAKNSKPITVQEKKANFRKLIIPAIKTVYDELETQYVEVSHYINNTKYYRSKILNLKKIYKVTTDKALLRAIKPHPKSIAIAQAAMESAWATSKFFRKANNVFGVWSFNKNEPRIAAGEKRGTKTIWLKKYASIEDSVRDYYKNLGRSPAFKEFRKLKMKTNNPYKLAKKLDRYSEMGAKYGKELTSMIKSNKFYLYDK; this comes from the coding sequence ATGAAGTTATTTAACTTAACACTAACCATAGCACTACTGTTTTTCTCAAGCACGCTTATGGCTAAAAACTCAAAGCCAATAACTGTACAAGAGAAAAAAGCAAATTTTCGCAAACTAATAATACCTGCCATAAAAACTGTTTATGATGAACTTGAAACACAATATGTGGAAGTATCACATTACATAAATAATACTAAATATTATAGAAGTAAAATCTTAAACCTTAAAAAAATTTATAAGGTTACAACAGATAAAGCACTACTGCGAGCAATAAAGCCTCATCCAAAGAGTATTGCAATCGCACAGGCAGCTATGGAAAGTGCATGGGCAACATCAAAATTTTTTCGTAAAGCCAATAATGTTTTTGGCGTCTGGTCATTCAACAAAAATGAGCCAAGAATAGCTGCAGGGGAAAAAAGAGGTACTAAAACAATATGGCTTAAAAAGTATGCGAGTATTGAAGATTCTGTAAGAGATTATTATAAGAACTTAGGACGTTCTCCTGCATTTAAAGAGTTTAGAAAGTTAAAAATGAAAACAAATAATCCATATAAGCTGGCAAAAAAGTTAGATCGTTACTCTGAGATGGGTGCTAAATATGGAAAAGAATTGACTTCGATGATAAAATCAAATAAATTTTATCTATACGACAAATAA
- the rplQ gene encoding 50S ribosomal protein L17 has protein sequence MRHRHGYRKLGRTSAHRAALLKNLSISLIEHGKIETTVIKAKELRSYVEKLITIAGKNDSNAHRTVFAALQSKEATKTLVNEIAPKYVDRAGGYTRIIRTRIRRGDATTMAFIELV, from the coding sequence ATGAGACATCGTCATGGATACCGTAAACTAGGTCGTACAAGTGCACACCGTGCTGCTTTACTTAAGAACCTTAGTATTTCGTTAATTGAACATGGTAAAATTGAAACTACTGTTATTAAAGCTAAAGAGCTTCGTTCTTATGTTGAAAAACTTATCACAATAGCTGGTAAGAATGATTCTAATGCTCATAGAACAGTATTCGCGGCGCTTCAAAGTAAAGAAGCAACTAAAACTTTAGTAAACGAAATAGCTCCTAAGTACGTTGATCGTGCTGGTGGATATACTAGAATTATTAGAACTCGTATTCGTCGTGGTGACGCTACTACTATGGCATTTATTGAATTAGTATAA
- a CDS encoding SPL family radical SAM protein, whose translation MNSYLDKFNDSIKNTLFVKLPEDEQKFIKEKSLALKFSHQEIKQIVDIARDLSIWDEKSILEIFPDHDQKKVVFARLRKTYEDIRSKPNSYENFELKNIPQEQKFTFKTEAKEGFGLGLCPVASQKTRCCNLLTLDAVESCGFDCSYCSIQSFYNQNTITFDSSFADKLKNLNLDRNKTYHIGTGQASDSLMWGNREGILDALFLFAKENPNVILEFKTKSDNIKYFLENEVPNNILCTWSLNTQTIIENEEHLSASLDKRINSARKVADKGVKVGFHFHPIVEYENYLSEYEEVYAILIKEFKKEEVALVSFGTLTFIKPVIKQLREREFRSKITQMPFVDASGKSSYPEATKVEMFKYAYESLTPWHKDVFFYLCMEEHEMWSKTFGYQYSTNNDFERAMLDAYCKKLNMEFLI comes from the coding sequence ATGAATTCATACCTAGATAAATTTAACGACTCTATTAAAAATACACTTTTTGTAAAGCTTCCAGAAGATGAACAAAAGTTTATAAAAGAAAAATCACTTGCACTGAAGTTTTCTCATCAAGAGATAAAACAGATAGTTGATATTGCTCGCGATCTTAGCATCTGGGATGAAAAAAGCATTCTAGAAATATTCCCCGACCATGATCAAAAGAAAGTTGTTTTTGCAAGACTTCGCAAAACATACGAAGATATACGCTCCAAACCAAACTCCTATGAAAACTTCGAACTAAAAAACATACCTCAAGAACAAAAGTTCACTTTTAAAACAGAGGCAAAAGAGGGATTTGGTCTTGGGCTCTGTCCTGTTGCATCCCAGAAGACAAGATGCTGTAATCTTCTAACTCTCGATGCAGTTGAGAGTTGTGGTTTTGACTGTTCTTACTGCTCTATCCAATCTTTTTACAATCAAAATACTATTACTTTTGACAGCAGCTTTGCAGATAAACTAAAAAATCTAAATCTCGATAGAAATAAAACCTACCACATTGGTACTGGTCAAGCATCTGACTCACTTATGTGGGGAAATCGTGAAGGCATCTTAGATGCTCTGTTTCTTTTTGCAAAAGAAAATCCAAATGTTATCTTAGAGTTTAAAACAAAATCTGACAACATAAAGTATTTTTTAGAAAATGAAGTACCAAACAATATACTTTGTACATGGTCACTCAATACTCAAACTATCATAGAAAATGAAGAGCATCTAAGCGCTTCCCTGGATAAACGAATAAATAGTGCAAGAAAAGTAGCAGATAAAGGTGTTAAAGTTGGTTTTCACTTTCATCCAATAGTAGAATATGAAAACTATCTTAGTGAGTATGAAGAAGTTTATGCCATACTTATAAAAGAGTTTAAAAAAGAAGAAGTAGCACTTGTAAGTTTTGGCACACTTACCTTTATAAAACCTGTGATAAAACAACTTCGTGAGAGAGAGTTTAGGAGTAAAATCACACAGATGCCATTTGTAGATGCGAGTGGAAAAAGTTCTTATCCTGAGGCAACAAAGGTAGAGATGTTTAAATATGCCTATGAAAGTCTAACTCCTTGGCACAAAGATGTTTTCTTTTATCTGTGTATGGAAGAGCATGAGATGTGGAGCAAAACTTTTGGCTACCAATACTCAACAAACAACGACTTTGAAAGAGCTATGCTAGATGCATACTGCAAAAAACTAAATATGGAGTTTTTAATATGA
- a CDS encoding GGDEF domain-containing response regulator, with translation MKKVLVVDDSQTVLSMLKSEIEKYSDIKPYFASSYKEAMRLLREHQGKFHAALLDLNLPDAPEGEVVALANSHNIPSVVLTGTIDEKAQLSLLKKDVIDVILKNDPSSIKFAVKEISRTLKNYDTTVLVVDDSKLFRQILRECLEKIKLNVIEATNGQEALDLLNNKENKISLILTDYEMPIVNGLDLTFKIREKYKKDQLGIIVISSAEAQNVISKFLKFGANDFINKPFTENEIITRVNSNLELLDLFDKIRDMANKDFLTGAYNRRYFFDSGNSTYSKNKRNDTPLAVAMIDIDKFKNINDTYGHDIGDIAIKEVKKILDENLRTSDLMARFGGEEFCILLEDISLENIKVLFEKIRKKFEDNVIDINATAISYTISTGIYFGFSDSLEDMIRLSDEALYTAKESGRNRVEIKQ, from the coding sequence ATGAAAAAAGTCTTAGTAGTTGATGATAGCCAAACAGTATTGAGTATGTTAAAATCAGAAATAGAAAAATATAGTGATATTAAGCCTTATTTTGCATCAAGTTACAAGGAAGCTATGCGCCTTCTACGGGAACATCAAGGTAAATTTCACGCTGCACTACTTGATCTTAATCTTCCAGATGCTCCTGAAGGTGAAGTTGTTGCACTAGCAAACTCTCATAACATTCCTTCTGTTGTACTAACAGGAACAATTGATGAAAAAGCACAACTCTCTCTTCTTAAAAAAGATGTAATAGATGTAATCTTAAAAAATGATCCATCTAGTATAAAATTTGCCGTTAAAGAGATATCTAGAACTTTGAAAAATTATGACACGACTGTTTTAGTAGTTGATGATTCTAAACTGTTTAGGCAAATTTTAAGAGAATGTTTAGAAAAAATCAAACTAAATGTAATTGAAGCTACAAATGGACAAGAAGCATTAGACCTTTTAAACAATAAAGAGAACAAGATATCTCTTATTCTTACGGATTATGAGATGCCAATAGTGAATGGACTAGATCTTACATTTAAAATAAGAGAAAAATATAAAAAAGATCAACTTGGTATTATCGTTATTAGTTCTGCTGAAGCGCAAAATGTAATAAGTAAATTTTTAAAATTTGGTGCAAATGATTTTATCAACAAGCCATTTACTGAAAATGAGATAATTACAAGAGTTAACTCTAACCTGGAACTTTTAGACCTTTTTGACAAAATCAGAGATATGGCAAATAAAGATTTCTTGACAGGTGCATACAACAGACGTTACTTTTTTGACAGCGGAAATTCTACATATTCAAAAAATAAACGAAATGATACTCCACTTGCAGTAGCTATGATAGATATAGACAAGTTCAAAAACATTAATGACACATATGGACATGATATAGGTGATATAGCAATAAAAGAAGTTAAAAAGATATTAGATGAAAATCTAAGAACATCTGACCTCATGGCACGTTTTGGAGGCGAAGAATTTTGTATACTTCTTGAGGACATTTCACTTGAAAACATAAAAGTACTTTTTGAAAAGATAAGAAAGAAGTTTGAAGACAATGTTATAGATATAAATGCAACGGCTATTTCATATACCATCTCTACAGGTATATATTTCGGTTTTTCAGATTCACTTGAAGATATGATTAGACTCTCTGATGAAGCACTCTATACTGCCAAAGAAAGCGGCAGAAATAGGGTTGAGATAAAGCAATAA
- the rpmJ gene encoding 50S ribosomal protein L36, which produces MKVRASVKKMCDDCKVIKRKGIVRVICKVKKHKQRQG; this is translated from the coding sequence ATGAAAGTACGTGCTTCAGTGAAGAAGATGTGTGATGACTGTAAAGTTATCAAAAGAAAAGGCATTGTAAGAGTAATCTGCAAAGTTAAAAAACATAAACAGAGACAAGGATAA
- a CDS encoding glycerophosphodiester phosphodiesterase yields the protein MSFLELFKRPCLIGAHRGSRALYPENTLCALEKSIGHCDFIEIDVQLSSDKILVVMHDDTLERTTNIKELDAYKSREPYKVSDFSYEELSTLDYGSWFYSDEIKPEPLLTLKIALEFIKENHLFINIEIKDIHNSFEDKEVISLVLQEIAESKIKDHVLISSFRHQYLLLSKEIQPDIPTAVLVEKKHPKNLINYLKSLRVDAYHCSDKLADEITVGNLKSTGFYVNIYTVNDPIRRQQLFDMGVNGVFSDYLE from the coding sequence GTGAGTTTCCTAGAGCTCTTTAAACGACCTTGTCTTATTGGAGCTCATAGAGGTTCCCGTGCTCTGTATCCTGAAAATACTCTCTGTGCACTTGAAAAAAGTATTGGTCATTGCGATTTTATAGAGATAGATGTACAACTAAGCAGTGATAAAATTTTAGTTGTAATGCATGATGACACACTGGAGAGAACTACCAATATTAAAGAGTTGGATGCTTACAAATCACGTGAGCCATACAAAGTTTCTGATTTCAGTTATGAAGAGTTGTCTACACTTGATTATGGAAGTTGGTTTTATAGTGATGAGATTAAACCTGAACCACTACTTACTCTTAAAATAGCACTAGAGTTTATAAAAGAAAATCATCTTTTTATAAATATAGAGATTAAAGATATTCATAATTCCTTTGAGGATAAAGAAGTTATTTCTTTAGTACTTCAAGAGATAGCTGAGTCAAAAATAAAAGATCATGTTCTTATATCTTCATTTAGACACCAGTATCTTCTACTTTCTAAAGAGATACAACCTGATATTCCAACGGCAGTTTTAGTTGAAAAAAAACATCCGAAAAATCTTATCAACTATCTAAAATCACTAAGAGTAGATGCTTACCACTGCAGTGATAAACTTGCAGATGAAATTACAGTTGGAAATTTGAAAAGCACTGGGTTTTATGTAAATATATATACTGTCAACGATCCAATTAGGCGTCAACAGTTATTTGATATGGGAGTTAATGGGGTATTTAGTGATTATCTAGAATAG
- a CDS encoding UDP-N-acetylmuramoyl-L-alanyl-D-glutamate--2,6-diaminopimelate ligase, translating to MKIELPNQEYKYVSENSSECGADTAFVLSAQNKKYLQDAKDNGAHSIINIKDIAELFGIDKIKIVGITGTNGKTTTASAIYSFLLDLGYKTAMQGTRGFFMNDEVIEGKSLTTPSVLNTYKHIYQAVESGCEFFIMEVSSHAIAQERIEGLKFELKILTNITQDHLDYHKTIGEYIAVKNSFFQDEGKKLINKDEPRSAFNIKNTFTYGIENPASYKLMAYSLNNASSGIIQHFKEVVPFTSSLHGFFNLYNLMAAIGAVDLLVDEKLEKIVEVVDNFAGVSGRMEQVCELPNVIVDFAHTPDGMQQVLNALKEKELLVVFGAGGDRDKQKRPLMGRVAASLAKKVYITSDNPRNEDPQAIVDDILEGIEDRSIVSVELNRKKAIEMALDDQGEGEVVVILGKGDEAFQIIYDKQFPFDDREVVRELLNIK from the coding sequence GTGAAAATTGAATTACCAAACCAAGAGTATAAATACGTAAGTGAAAACTCATCAGAGTGTGGTGCAGACACAGCTTTTGTCCTAAGTGCTCAAAATAAGAAATATCTTCAAGATGCCAAGGATAATGGTGCTCATTCAATAATTAATATTAAAGATATAGCAGAGTTATTTGGTATTGATAAAATCAAGATAGTTGGGATTACTGGAACTAATGGTAAGACTACAACAGCCAGTGCTATATACTCTTTTTTACTTGATTTAGGCTACAAAACTGCGATGCAGGGAACTCGTGGCTTTTTTATGAATGATGAAGTAATTGAAGGCAAATCTTTAACTACTCCAAGTGTATTAAATACTTACAAGCATATATATCAAGCTGTTGAATCTGGATGTGAATTTTTTATTATGGAAGTAAGCTCTCATGCTATCGCTCAAGAACGTATAGAGGGTTTAAAGTTTGAGCTTAAAATACTAACAAATATTACACAAGATCATCTAGATTACCATAAAACTATAGGTGAATACATAGCAGTAAAAAATAGTTTTTTTCAAGATGAAGGCAAAAAGCTTATAAATAAAGATGAGCCAAGATCTGCTTTTAATATTAAAAACACTTTTACATATGGCATAGAAAATCCTGCCTCATATAAGCTAATGGCATACTCACTTAACAATGCATCTAGTGGTATAATTCAGCATTTTAAAGAAGTAGTGCCATTTACATCCTCTCTTCATGGCTTTTTCAATCTTTACAACTTAATGGCAGCAATCGGTGCAGTAGATCTTTTAGTTGATGAAAAATTAGAGAAGATAGTTGAAGTAGTAGATAACTTTGCAGGTGTAAGTGGTCGAATGGAACAAGTCTGTGAGCTTCCAAATGTTATAGTAGATTTTGCACATACTCCAGATGGTATGCAACAAGTCTTAAATGCTCTAAAAGAAAAAGAACTTTTAGTCGTCTTTGGAGCCGGTGGAGATAGAGATAAGCAAAAACGTCCTCTTATGGGCAGAGTTGCCGCTAGTCTTGCAAAGAAAGTATACATTACAAGTGACAACCCGAGAAATGAAGATCCACAAGCGATTGTAGATGATATCTTAGAAGGTATTGAAGATAGGAGCATCGTAAGTGTTGAGCTTAATAGAAAAAAAGCAATAGAGATGGCACTTGATGATCAGGGTGAGGGAGAAGTAGTTGTTATTCTTGGTAAAGGTGACGAAGCTTTTCAGATAATATATGACAAACAATTCCCTTTTGATGATAGAGAAGTTGTTAGAGAACTTTTAAATATTAAATAA
- a CDS encoding DNA-directed RNA polymerase subunit alpha — translation MKKIKTTPLAPQEFEVEQISENEANIMAYPFETGYAISLAHPLRRFLLSSSVGYAPIAIKIEGAKHEFDSVRGMLEDISDFILNLKEIRFKLKDEASEAKISYSFAGPCTIKGADLNSDEVEVVTPDAPLATLNEDSTLNFVIKIAQGIGYVPSEDTHDELEDGYIALDAYFTPVRSATYKIENVLVEDNPNFERVILNIRTDGQISPLDAFKNSLEVMYAQLAVFNSEISIKAATTMERVEENPDLKKLVTHIDSLGLSARSFNCLDRSSIKLVGEIALMSQNDLKNVKNLGKKSYDEIVDKLLEFGFAVGADLADDVVSALKKKIEAAQA, via the coding sequence ATGAAAAAGATTAAAACTACTCCACTTGCTCCTCAAGAATTTGAGGTAGAACAGATTAGTGAGAATGAAGCTAATATTATGGCATACCCGTTTGAAACAGGTTATGCTATATCTTTAGCTCATCCACTTCGCCGTTTTTTATTAAGTAGTTCAGTTGGTTATGCACCAATTGCTATTAAAATCGAAGGTGCTAAGCATGAGTTTGACTCAGTGCGTGGTATGCTTGAAGATATTTCTGATTTTATTTTAAACCTTAAAGAGATTCGCTTTAAGCTTAAAGATGAAGCTTCAGAAGCAAAGATTAGCTATAGCTTCGCTGGGCCATGTACTATTAAAGGTGCAGACCTTAACAGTGATGAAGTTGAAGTGGTAACGCCAGACGCTCCACTTGCAACTCTTAACGAAGACTCAACTCTTAACTTTGTAATTAAAATTGCACAAGGTATCGGTTATGTTCCAAGTGAAGATACTCATGATGAACTAGAAGATGGATATATAGCATTAGATGCTTACTTTACTCCTGTTCGTAGTGCAACATACAAAATTGAGAATGTTCTTGTAGAAGACAATCCTAACTTTGAAAGAGTAATTTTAAATATTAGAACTGATGGACAAATTTCTCCGTTAGACGCATTTAAAAACTCTCTAGAAGTTATGTATGCTCAATTAGCTGTATTTAACTCAGAGATCAGTATTAAAGCTGCAACAACAATGGAACGTGTTGAAGAAAACCCTGATCTTAAAAAATTAGTAACTCATATTGATAGTTTAGGTTTAAGTGCAAGAAGTTTTAACTGTCTTGATCGCTCAAGCATTAAACTGGTAGGTGAAATAGCATTAATGAGTCAAAATGACCTTAAAAATGTTAAAAACCTAGGTAAAAAGTCATATGATGAAATCGTAGATAAACTACTTGAATTTGGTTTTGCTGTTGGTGCAGACCTTGCAGATGATGTAGTAAGTGCGTTAAAAAAGAAAATAGAAGCCGCACAGGCTTAA
- the rpsM gene encoding 30S ribosomal protein S13, translating into MARISGVDLPKKKRVEYGLTYIYGIGLHASRLILDATGIDYNKRVFELNEADVAAITAEIRENHMVEGDLRKKVAMDIKALMDLGSYRGLRHRRGLPCRGQKTKTNARTRKGKRKTVGAA; encoded by the coding sequence ATGGCTCGTATTTCCGGTGTTGATTTACCTAAAAAGAAAAGAGTAGAGTATGGTCTAACATACATCTATGGTATTGGTTTACATGCTTCTCGTCTAATTTTAGACGCGACAGGTATAGACTATAACAAAAGAGTTTTCGAATTAAACGAAGCAGATGTAGCAGCAATTACTGCGGAAATCCGTGAAAACCATATGGTTGAAGGTGATTTACGTAAAAAAGTTGCTATGGATATTAAGGCACTTATGGATTTAGGTTCATACAGAGGTCTTCGTCACCGTCGTGGTCTTCCATGTCGTGGTCAAAAAACAAAGACAAATGCGCGTACTCGTAAGGGTAAACGTAAAACTGTCGGCGCAGCGTAA
- the rpsD gene encoding 30S ribosomal protein S4 gives MARYRGPVEKIERRFGVSLNLKGERRLAGKSALEKRPYGPGQHGQRRKKVSEYGLQLNEKQKAKFMYGVSEKQFRALFVEAKRREGNTGTNLITLIESRLDNVVYRMGFASTRRFARQLVTHGHLLVDGKKLDIPSYRVKPGQKIEVRESSKKNNQIVRAMELTNQTGLAPWVDIDADKVFGIFTRLPEREEVVIPVEERLIVELYSK, from the coding sequence ATGGCAAGATATAGAGGTCCAGTAGAAAAAATCGAAAGAAGATTCGGTGTAAGCCTTAACTTAAAAGGTGAGCGTCGTTTAGCAGGTAAATCTGCATTAGAAAAAAGACCTTATGGTCCTGGTCAACATGGTCAGCGTCGTAAGAAAGTTTCTGAGTATGGTTTACAACTTAATGAAAAGCAAAAAGCAAAATTCATGTATGGTGTTTCTGAGAAGCAATTCCGTGCACTGTTTGTTGAAGCTAAGCGTCGTGAAGGTAATACAGGTACAAACCTAATTACTCTAATCGAGAGCAGACTTGATAATGTTGTTTATAGAATGGGCTTTGCTTCGACTCGTCGTTTTGCTCGTCAACTTGTTACTCACGGTCACCTACTTGTAGATGGCAAAAAACTAGATATTCCTTCTTACCGTGTAAAACCTGGTCAGAAAATTGAAGTTCGTGAATCAAGCAAGAAAAACAATCAAATCGTTCGTGCTATGGAATTAACTAATCAGACTGGTTTAGCTCCATGGGTTGATATTGATGCTGATAAAGTATTTGGTATCTTTACTCGTTTACCTGAGCGTGAAGAAGTTGTTATTCCTGTTGAAGAGCGTTTAATCGTTGAGCTTTACTCTAAATAA
- a CDS encoding NifU family protein, whose amino-acid sequence MIPFTDEELMNPVQVAINKIRPSLALDGGDIDFITVKNGNVYVQLKGACIGCASSGSTLKYGVERQLRMDIHPELTVVNVPVGMENDIDNL is encoded by the coding sequence ATGATTCCATTTACTGACGAAGAGTTAATGAATCCAGTGCAGGTAGCGATAAATAAAATTCGTCCTTCATTAGCATTAGACGGTGGAGATATAGACTTTATAACTGTAAAAAATGGAAATGTTTATGTTCAGTTAAAAGGTGCATGTATAGGGTGTGCAAGTAGTGGTAGTACACTAAAATATGGTGTGGAGAGACAACTAAGAATGGATATACATCCGGAGCTTACAGTTGTAAATGTACCGGTAGGTATGGAAAACGATATAGATAATCTTTAA
- the rpsK gene encoding 30S ribosomal protein S11, with the protein MAKRKAVRKKVVKKNIARGICHISASFNNTLVTITDEMGNMIAWSSAGSLGFKGSKKSTPFAAQAAVEDAVAKAQVHGIKELGIKVQGPGSGRETATKAVGAIEGIRVTFMKDVTALPHNGCRAPKRRRV; encoded by the coding sequence ATGGCAAAAAGAAAAGCTGTTAGAAAAAAAGTAGTAAAGAAAAATATTGCACGTGGTATCTGCCACATTTCTGCATCATTTAACAATACTCTTGTAACTATTACTGATGAAATGGGCAATATGATTGCTTGGAGTTCTGCTGGAAGCTTAGGTTTCAAGGGCTCTAAAAAATCTACTCCATTCGCAGCTCAAGCTGCTGTAGAAGATGCGGTAGCTAAAGCTCAAGTACATGGTATAAAAGAACTTGGTATTAAAGTTCAAGGTCCTGGTTCAGGTCGTGAGACAGCAACTAAAGCTGTAGGTGCTATCGAAGGTATTCGCGTTACATTTATGAAAGATGTTACTGCATTACCACACAACGGTTGTCGCGCACCTAAGCGTCGTAGAGTTTAA